The following are from one region of the Leptolyngbyaceae cyanobacterium genome:
- a CDS encoding WecB/TagA/CpsF family glycosyltransferase, with protein MTKTPQPFPVLGLPVHLLDDYPGWLLERLHQHMGGHVITLNAEMSIQAEQNTSLAKIIHQADLVIPDGSGVVLYLWFKGKRVQRCPGIELAETLLWQVGDMGQNWPVFFFGGKPGVTEKAARIWQQRLPSLAIAGIQHGYLSSEEEQQLLQTLQELQPRLILVGLGVPRQELWIAQHRHLCPKAIWIGVGGSFDIWAGVKNRAPGWLRDNHLEWLYRLYQEPWRWRRMLALPKFVWRALVKSTPTNIVKATSNSL; from the coding sequence ATGACTAAGACGCCGCAACCGTTTCCCGTACTGGGGTTACCAGTACATCTATTGGATGATTATCCAGGTTGGCTGCTCGAACGGTTGCACCAGCATATGGGTGGTCACGTAATAACACTCAACGCCGAGATGAGTATTCAAGCAGAACAGAATACTAGTTTGGCGAAAATTATCCACCAAGCCGATTTGGTGATTCCTGATGGTTCTGGAGTGGTACTCTACTTGTGGTTCAAGGGTAAAAGAGTGCAACGCTGTCCGGGAATTGAATTAGCAGAGACTCTGCTATGGCAAGTGGGGGACATGGGCCAAAACTGGCCGGTCTTTTTCTTTGGCGGTAAACCTGGAGTAACCGAGAAAGCAGCCCGAATATGGCAGCAGCGACTTCCCTCTTTGGCGATCGCAGGTATTCAGCACGGATACCTTTCATCGGAAGAAGAGCAACAATTGTTACAAACTCTCCAAGAATTACAGCCTCGCCTGATTTTAGTTGGTTTGGGCGTACCCCGTCAGGAATTGTGGATCGCCCAACATCGTCACCTTTGTCCGAAAGCGATTTGGATTGGGGTTGGTGGTAGTTTCGATATCTGGGCTGGCGTGAAAAATCGCGCCCCAGGTTGGCTGCGAGATAATCATTTGGAATGGCTGTATCGTTTGTATCAAGAGCCTTGGCGCTGGCGACGGATGTTAGCTTTACCGAAATTTGTATGGCGAGCTTTGGTCAAGAGTACGCCTACTAACATAGTTAAGGCTACATCTAACTCTTTGTAG
- a CDS encoding ABC transporter ATP-binding protein — translation MTDTVLDIRNLQVQFRSPYTLQTAVDGISFQVKRGQTLGIVGESGSGKSVTSLAIMGLVPYPGIVNGDIWFYESGENTEPVNLLQLPEKKMQRYRGGKIAMIFQEPMSSLNPVYKIGFQITEAIRLHEEVSEVQAQQKAIALLQEVKLLPNDETLRQNYLESRLETSSPPSESQIDRYIQQQKQAILDRYPHELSGGQIQRVMIAMAISCNPILLIADEPTTALDVTVQATILELLGELSKARGMSMIFITHDLGVIAEIADAVAVMYQGKIVEYGLVWQIFSEPHHPYTKGLLACRPRLDQHLKYLPTVSDFMEVVTNASGEVEIREKTPENQSGRVLASSNSRPLTPSSSPHHQSKNSPFPDTALLSVRNLQVGFPIRSVFGATERYVMAVNGVSFEVFPGETLGLVGESGCGKSTLARTLLRLIQPMSGQILFEGRDITAISGQALQKLRREMQIVFQNPFSSLDPRMKIGDAVMEPLLIHGIYKKHRERRDRATYLLERVDLNPDWMNRYPHEFSGGQRQRICIARALALNPKFIICDESVSALDVSVQAQVLNLLKEIQQEFGLTYIFISHDLSVVKFMSDRIMVMNKGKIEEIGPAEFIYREPEKDYTRQLIASIPIGSLERIQQRQRSELKVKN, via the coding sequence ATGACTGACACCGTTCTCGATATTCGTAACCTGCAAGTCCAATTTCGATCGCCATATACGCTGCAAACAGCAGTTGACGGAATTTCTTTTCAGGTAAAAAGAGGTCAAACTCTAGGAATCGTCGGGGAATCCGGATCTGGCAAATCAGTTACCTCTCTTGCCATTATGGGGTTAGTGCCTTATCCCGGTATCGTTAACGGTGACATTTGGTTTTACGAATCGGGAGAGAATACCGAACCCGTCAATCTGCTGCAATTACCGGAAAAGAAAATGCAGCGATATCGAGGTGGCAAAATTGCCATGATTTTTCAGGAACCGATGAGTTCTCTCAATCCGGTTTACAAGATCGGATTTCAGATTACCGAAGCAATTCGACTTCATGAAGAGGTATCGGAAGTTCAAGCGCAACAAAAAGCGATCGCCCTTTTGCAAGAAGTTAAGTTGCTTCCCAATGACGAAACACTGCGCCAAAACTATTTAGAATCTAGACTCGAAACATCATCACCGCCCAGCGAATCACAGATCGATCGCTACATTCAACAACAAAAACAAGCAATACTCGATCGCTATCCCCACGAACTCTCTGGCGGTCAAATTCAACGAGTAATGATTGCAATGGCGATTTCTTGCAATCCGATCCTCTTAATTGCTGACGAACCCACCACCGCTCTCGATGTTACCGTTCAAGCGACAATTCTGGAACTGTTGGGGGAACTCTCCAAAGCTCGCGGAATGTCGATGATCTTTATTACCCACGACTTGGGAGTAATTGCAGAAATCGCCGACGCCGTAGCGGTAATGTATCAAGGAAAAATCGTCGAATACGGTTTAGTCTGGCAAATCTTTTCCGAACCGCATCATCCTTATACAAAAGGATTGTTAGCTTGTCGCCCCCGCTTAGACCAACATTTGAAATATCTCCCCACGGTATCTGACTTCATGGAAGTAGTTACCAATGCTTCTGGAGAAGTGGAAATTAGAGAAAAAACGCCGGAAAATCAGTCCGGCAGAGTATTAGCCTCCTCAAACTCCCGTCCCCTCACCCCCTCATCTTCCCCTCACCATCAGTCCAAAAACTCCCCATTTCCAGATACCGCACTTTTATCCGTTCGCAACCTGCAAGTAGGTTTTCCGATCCGAAGCGTATTCGGTGCTACCGAGCGTTACGTGATGGCAGTCAACGGGGTATCTTTTGAAGTTTTCCCAGGAGAAACATTAGGTTTAGTAGGAGAATCCGGTTGTGGTAAAAGTACTTTAGCCCGCACTTTACTGCGATTAATTCAACCGATGAGCGGTCAAATTCTGTTTGAAGGACGAGATATTACCGCGATTTCGGGTCAAGCGTTACAAAAGCTGCGGCGGGAAATGCAAATCGTGTTCCAAAATCCGTTTAGTTCCCTCGATCCTCGGATGAAAATCGGGGATGCGGTGATGGAACCTTTGTTAATTCACGGGATATACAAAAAGCATCGCGAACGTCGCGATCGCGCAACTTACTTGTTGGAACGAGTTGATTTAAACCCAGATTGGATGAACCGCTATCCTCATGAATTTTCCGGCGGTCAACGGCAGCGGATTTGCATCGCTCGTGCTTTAGCCCTCAATCCTAAATTTATCATTTGCGATGAATCGGTTTCTGCTTTAGATGTGTCGGTACAGGCGCAAGTGCTGAATTTATTGAAAGAAATTCAACAAGAATTCGGTCTCACTTATATTTTTATTTCCCACGATCTGAGCGTGGTCAAATTCATGAGCGATCGCATTATGGTCATGAATAAAGGCAAAATAGAAGAAATTGGCCCAGCCGAATTTATTTATCGCGAACCGGAGAAAGACTACACTCGTCAGCTAATTGCTTCGATTCCGATCGGCAGTTTAGAAAGAATTCAACAACGCCAGCGCTCTGAATTAAAAGTGAAAAATTAA
- a CDS encoding dynamin family protein, producing the protein MNAEMLKPNVQQLQTNIVELLGEVSGLLEGVTTALISDSASQKYVKFQQEVSEATGNVRDLELRMAIVAPMKAGKSTIINAIVGQEILPSRNAAMTTLPTEIIFDAELKEPILILSSHIQEVFRDTFSALQQTINESGIEQIQTKIAQYPHLAKLPEKIQGMSKLSIQEKIVGRQQIINSLRALNDIIRLCSVLDPSSDPLNSLIDVPRIYTPFWRFQKTAKADLIGNLVIVDTPGPNEAGENLQLANVVADQLRASSVVLIVLNFTGLNTKAEEEVKKDVQKVIDLRGKENLYVLVNKVDQRKDGDMTPEQVRQLVTAEFALGDGKNTDRVFEISARWAFSAINFLVESDQSPNAELTQLKSARSLAQDVFPIDWEEELEETTLEQLKRKADKLWKKSGFDPFLEKAINALMTEAAPRCIVSSLNVARGRLVELLEDMQIRSSAMNEDGAKLQQEVVALETDLLSIEDCRNRLQEVETIKNNLYQQLNNLLENVKKEGKMSIETYFNAEEAQRADFAQKGGMAAKTFVNWISKQLNSPLEMKPQTSIEFPTLREAEEFADTAVAYAKERVDILLGQIQENTTKQIEQARQSMLEFLDAQTKPIIERSRDRLNESFNLELSLPNIRLQSDYYIDINKPLVKRHTRTIDQGYSEVVKTKRSFLHYFWLVPFEVTEKIKRPNKQENFYTVSLQGIVYEVNKLIDQSINNIKQGVNQYLEEDFQRRVDEFFNDVDSYLSNYRDRLKQAQEDQKLSIEEKKKLIDSLNSLVPKIKEEISKADNYLKYTENLLVSK; encoded by the coding sequence ATGAATGCTGAGATGCTGAAACCAAACGTACAACAACTGCAAACTAACATTGTCGAATTACTGGGGGAAGTTAGTGGCTTGCTAGAGGGAGTTACCACCGCCCTTATTTCTGATAGTGCTAGTCAAAAGTATGTCAAATTTCAGCAAGAAGTCAGCGAAGCAACAGGTAACGTCAGAGATTTAGAACTGCGAATGGCAATTGTCGCGCCGATGAAGGCTGGCAAATCCACTATTATTAATGCCATTGTCGGGCAAGAAATTCTCCCCAGCCGCAACGCTGCCATGACTACTCTGCCCACGGAAATTATTTTTGATGCCGAACTAAAAGAACCGATTTTAATCCTCAGTTCCCACATTCAAGAAGTTTTTCGCGATACATTTTCTGCATTACAACAAACAATCAATGAATCCGGTATAGAGCAAATTCAAACCAAAATTGCTCAGTATCCGCACTTAGCAAAACTGCCCGAAAAAATTCAAGGAATGTCTAAACTTTCCATCCAAGAAAAGATCGTAGGGCGTCAGCAAATTATCAATAGTTTAAGAGCTTTAAACGATATTATTAGATTGTGCAGCGTTTTAGATCCCTCATCAGACCCGCTGAATTCCCTGATCGACGTGCCGCGTATTTACACTCCATTTTGGCGCTTCCAAAAAACTGCTAAAGCCGATTTAATTGGTAACTTAGTAATTGTCGATACACCAGGGCCAAATGAAGCGGGAGAAAATCTGCAACTGGCTAATGTAGTAGCCGATCAATTAAGAGCTAGTTCCGTAGTTTTAATCGTACTAAATTTTACGGGATTAAATACTAAAGCAGAAGAAGAAGTTAAAAAAGATGTTCAGAAAGTGATCGATTTAAGAGGTAAAGAAAATTTATACGTCTTAGTCAATAAAGTAGATCAGCGAAAAGATGGCGATATGACCCCGGAACAAGTACGGCAATTAGTAACTGCTGAATTTGCTTTGGGAGATGGAAAGAATACAGATAGAGTATTTGAAATATCGGCTAGGTGGGCATTTTCTGCCATCAATTTTTTGGTGGAGTCAGATCAGTCTCCCAATGCAGAATTAACGCAATTAAAATCAGCGCGTTCTCTCGCTCAAGATGTGTTTCCGATCGATTGGGAAGAAGAATTAGAAGAAACAACTTTAGAGCAATTAAAGCGGAAAGCAGACAAGTTATGGAAAAAATCGGGTTTCGATCCGTTTTTGGAAAAAGCGATTAATGCTTTAATGACAGAAGCAGCACCTCGTTGTATCGTTTCTTCTCTGAATGTGGCTCGTGGCAGATTGGTAGAATTATTGGAAGATATGCAAATTCGCAGTAGTGCGATGAATGAAGATGGAGCAAAGTTACAGCAAGAGGTAGTAGCGTTAGAAACTGATTTACTGAGCATTGAAGATTGCCGCAACAGATTACAAGAAGTGGAGACAATCAAAAACAATCTTTATCAACAATTGAATAACTTACTGGAAAACGTCAAGAAAGAAGGCAAAATGAGTATTGAAACTTATTTCAATGCAGAGGAAGCTCAACGCGCTGATTTTGCCCAAAAAGGAGGTATGGCAGCGAAAACATTCGTTAACTGGATTTCTAAACAGTTGAATTCGCCTTTAGAGATGAAGCCGCAAACTTCGATCGAATTTCCGACTTTGCGAGAGGCGGAAGAATTTGCAGATACAGCTGTTGCGTATGCGAAAGAGAGAGTTGATATTTTGCTCGGACAAATTCAGGAGAATACAACCAAGCAAATAGAACAAGCTCGTCAATCGATGCTAGAATTTTTGGATGCTCAAACGAAACCGATTATCGAGCGATCGCGCGATCGGTTAAACGAAAGCTTTAACTTGGAACTATCACTGCCAAACATCAGATTGCAATCTGATTATTATATCGATATTAATAAACCTTTGGTGAAACGCCATACTAGGACGATCGATCAAGGTTATTCAGAAGTAGTGAAAACGAAAAGATCGTTTTTACATTACTTTTGGTTAGTCCCGTTTGAAGTCACTGAAAAAATCAAACGTCCTAACAAACAGGAAAATTTTTACACTGTTTCTTTGCAAGGAATAGTTTATGAGGTGAACAAGCTGATCGACCAAAGTATTAATAATATCAAACAAGGAGTTAATCAATATTTAGAAGAAGATTTTCAGCGACGAGTAGATGAGTTTTTTAATGATGTTGATAGTTACTTAAGCAACTATCGAGATAGGTTAAAACAAGCACAAGAAGACCAAAAGTTATCGATTGAAGAGAAGAAAAAATTAATCGATTCGCTCAATTCTTTAGTACCGAAAATTAAGGAAGAAATCTCCAAAGCAGATAATTATTTGAAATACACGGAAAATTTGCTGGTAAGTAAGTGA
- a CDS encoding glycoside hydrolase family 15 protein, whose protein sequence is MLNNLTEKQTRLDYYYQQIQVIILNRQNPITGLLPASTAINAHGDYTDAWVRDNVYSILAVWGLALAYRKLNQDFGRTYELEQSVVKLMRGLLFCMMRQSHKVECFKQTQSPLDALHAKYNTKTGDVVVGDGEWGHLQLDATSLFLLMLSQMTASGLNIIFTIDEVNFVQNLVYYIGRAYRTPDYGLWERGNKINRGNPELNASSVGMAKAALEAINGLNLFGVNGSQSSVIHVLPDEIARARITLKSILPRESSSKEVDAALLSIISFPAFAVENEQLIERTKKKIIDKLQGTYGCKRFLRDGHQTVVEDTSRLHYEPWELKQFENIECEWPLFFTYLLLDSLFKGEREQVKYYQTKLEKLLVERDGLDLLPELYYVPVERIEAERVNPHGQPRLPNENIPLVWAQSLYFLGQMLSENLIAIGDIDPLGRHLCISRNPNPLVQIALLAEDENLQNKLSSYGIPTETPGQVKPIQIRQASDLSAVYTQIGRNDKLGLTGRPVRRLRSLTTSRIFRIRGETIVFLPAFLDKQQFYLTLDYHFLVDRVRSELAYIQRNWNELGRPTMTLLLTHSMLETGSEALLNLMQELNDGCCNGVQVKLGRLNQLMLTSGKERIDFIHDFEFSQSAVKDAVTVKYYLGYHPQKNWPLSHTEEFTLECETNITFLLNCLRESINVYEQIELLQTLIRLKGLDFDTGLGGPRNPVSVAYLLQEVYEKAGRGIVKTGQNFTIYWSVVRRAAGLLGMVDISLSDAVTDILVRQKQISVGKSYSEISLITRPMSYREIIDKINEFCGEDIRDRVLTQEVLLYLGLLIKAEPDLFNGLLTLRVGYLILLITSELARELKITQDEAHERLMELSPFEVKNRLRQVLAGYEGMNQLLRQQESLHVKQSEQDIEWVVLPVKEAEESPNGSWLHKRQRDGALNRVPKDFYPRVWELLKHCKGLVIGDKLERRNRLDSDWLLAEMTPGEKNFALQVEHLLNKIQAPEYRQVNIETLMELSAIADRNPNLRIEDYIVLDVLIGHAVRLAFLEKFTDRANRYDEYKAAAWRAFYDTSPYVCASYVVKAFRFLTQFGTTAA, encoded by the coding sequence ATGTTAAACAATCTGACAGAAAAGCAAACTCGTCTCGATTATTACTATCAACAAATTCAAGTTATCATTCTCAATCGTCAAAATCCGATCACCGGACTTTTACCAGCCAGTACTGCCATTAACGCCCACGGTGATTATACCGATGCTTGGGTGAGAGATAACGTTTATAGTATTTTAGCTGTTTGGGGATTGGCGCTAGCTTACCGCAAACTCAATCAAGATTTCGGGCGCACTTACGAGTTAGAACAAAGCGTCGTTAAATTGATGCGCGGACTGTTATTTTGCATGATGCGACAGTCCCATAAAGTAGAATGTTTCAAGCAAACCCAATCTCCCTTGGATGCTCTACACGCTAAGTACAACACGAAAACGGGAGATGTAGTAGTAGGAGATGGAGAATGGGGTCATTTGCAATTAGATGCGACTTCTTTATTTTTGTTAATGCTATCTCAAATGACCGCCTCTGGGTTAAATATTATTTTTACGATCGACGAAGTTAATTTCGTCCAGAATTTAGTTTATTATATCGGTCGCGCTTATCGTACTCCAGATTACGGTTTATGGGAAAGAGGTAATAAAATAAATCGCGGTAACCCAGAACTAAATGCTAGTTCTGTGGGGATGGCAAAAGCAGCATTAGAAGCAATCAACGGCTTAAATTTATTTGGCGTAAATGGTAGCCAATCTTCCGTAATTCACGTATTGCCAGATGAAATTGCCAGGGCGAGGATTACTCTCAAATCCATATTGCCGAGAGAATCTAGTTCTAAAGAAGTAGACGCCGCCCTATTGAGTATCATTAGCTTTCCTGCTTTTGCAGTAGAAAACGAGCAGTTAATCGAGCGCACTAAGAAAAAAATCATCGATAAATTGCAAGGAACCTATGGTTGTAAACGATTTTTGCGAGATGGACACCAAACCGTTGTAGAAGATACCAGCCGTTTGCATTACGAACCGTGGGAACTCAAACAATTTGAAAATATTGAATGCGAATGGCCGTTATTTTTTACTTATTTGCTGCTAGATAGCTTGTTTAAAGGAGAGCGAGAACAAGTAAAATATTATCAAACAAAATTAGAAAAACTGCTAGTAGAACGAGATGGTTTAGACCTCCTTCCAGAATTGTATTACGTCCCGGTAGAAAGGATAGAAGCGGAAAGAGTAAATCCTCATGGCCAACCACGGTTACCTAATGAAAATATCCCCTTAGTGTGGGCGCAAAGTTTGTATTTTCTAGGTCAGATGTTGAGTGAAAATCTGATCGCGATCGGAGATATCGATCCGTTAGGGAGACATCTTTGTATTAGTAGAAATCCCAATCCATTAGTACAAATTGCGCTGTTAGCCGAAGATGAAAATTTACAAAATAAATTGTCAAGTTATGGAATTCCTACCGAAACACCCGGTCAGGTAAAACCAATTCAGATCCGTCAAGCTAGCGATTTATCTGCTGTTTACACTCAAATTGGCCGTAACGATAAACTTGGGTTAACCGGTCGTCCGGTGCGAAGATTGCGAAGTCTGACTACATCGAGAATTTTTCGGATTCGAGGAGAGACGATCGTATTTTTACCTGCATTTTTGGATAAGCAACAGTTTTACTTAACTTTAGATTACCATTTCTTAGTAGATCGAGTAAGGAGTGAATTAGCTTATATCCAAAGAAATTGGAACGAGTTGGGGCGACCTACCATGACTTTGTTGCTGACTCATTCCATGCTAGAAACAGGTAGCGAAGCGTTACTAAACTTGATGCAAGAATTAAATGATGGTTGTTGCAATGGGGTGCAGGTTAAGCTGGGGCGTTTGAATCAATTAATGCTAACGTCGGGAAAGGAAAGAATTGATTTCATCCACGATTTTGAGTTCAGCCAATCCGCAGTTAAAGATGCTGTAACTGTTAAATACTATTTGGGCTATCATCCCCAAAAAAATTGGCCTTTAAGCCATACGGAAGAATTTACTCTGGAGTGCGAAACTAATATTACATTTTTGCTTAACTGTTTGCGGGAATCAATAAACGTTTACGAACAAATTGAGTTGTTACAAACTTTAATTCGGTTGAAGGGATTGGATTTCGACACTGGTTTGGGTGGGCCAAGAAATCCTGTCAGCGTGGCTTACTTACTGCAAGAGGTTTATGAAAAAGCAGGTAGAGGAATAGTTAAAACCGGGCAGAACTTTACCATCTATTGGTCTGTTGTACGTCGGGCAGCGGGTTTGTTGGGTATGGTTGATATCAGTTTATCGGATGCGGTAACTGATATTTTGGTAAGGCAAAAACAGATTTCGGTGGGTAAATCTTATAGCGAAATTTCTTTAATTACGCGCCCGATGTCTTACCGAGAAATTATTGATAAGATTAATGAATTTTGCGGGGAAGATATTCGCGATCGCGTTCTTACCCAAGAAGTTCTCCTATACCTTGGTTTGCTGATTAAAGCGGAACCAGACTTATTCAACGGGTTGTTAACTTTGCGAGTTGGTTATCTGATTTTGTTAATTACCAGCGAATTAGCGCGAGAGTTGAAAATTACCCAGGATGAAGCCCACGAAAGGTTAATGGAATTGAGTCCTTTTGAGGTAAAGAATCGCCTGCGCCAAGTATTAGCTGGTTATGAAGGAATGAATCAATTATTGCGTCAGCAAGAATCTCTCCACGTAAAACAATCAGAACAGGATATCGAGTGGGTAGTGCTACCGGTTAAAGAAGCAGAGGAATCACCGAATGGGAGTTGGTTGCACAAACGCCAACGAGATGGTGCGTTGAATCGAGTACCGAAAGATTTTTATCCTCGCGTTTGGGAATTACTCAAACATTGCAAAGGTTTGGTAATTGGGGATAAGTTAGAAAGACGCAATCGTTTGGATAGTGATTGGTTGCTGGCGGAAATGACACCGGGAGAAAAGAATTTTGCACTGCAAGTAGAGCATTTACTCAATAAAATTCAAGCTCCGGAATATCGGCAGGTTAATATTGAGACATTGATGGAATTATCTGCCATTGCCGATCGCAATCCCAACTTACGCATTGAAGATTATATCGTGCTGGATGTTTTGATCGGTCACGCGGTGCGATTGGCTTTTCTAGAGAAATTTACCGATCGCGCAAATCGCTATGATGAGTATAAGGCGGCGGCGTGGCGTGCTTTTTACGATACTTCACCTTATGTTTGCGCTAGTTACGTGGTGAAGGCGTTCCGCTTCTTGACTCAGTTTGGCACTACCGCTGCTTAA
- a CDS encoding methylglyoxal synthase yields MATTIALLAADAKKNDIVRFAVTYAPLLNRYKPIATGNTADRIQAGSNLPVEKLLPGSLGGVAQIAAEVGAGNVVAVICLVDPLQIPVCEPDIQMLLRICNINNVPVASNLATAEAIAAKLAKALVAHLIFNPVSGRGNSEQDLALIKKLLEANLHLQVHQTTPEMGAKELAQQAIAQGADIVIASGGDGTVSAVAGVLIGTGIPLGIIPRGTANAFAVALGIPRLMPIRNACQVILAGQTRNVDAARCNGYPTILLAGVGYEAETVERASRELKAQWGPMAYLMAGWQLLEESGSFDTEIEVDGNVYPFQANAITVANAAPPTSVLAQGGGEVIFDDGLLDVTIATTENKLQAVTTMLGMLGAAIVKSGFEQQNVIHTRTRKLKISTNPPQKVVVDGEIIGTTPIQVECIPGGLTVLAPNNNTVKAQDV; encoded by the coding sequence ATGGCTACCACAATTGCTTTGCTTGCCGCTGATGCGAAAAAAAACGATATTGTCAGATTCGCCGTTACCTATGCACCGCTACTCAATCGTTACAAGCCGATCGCCACAGGCAACACAGCCGATCGTATCCAAGCAGGTAGCAATTTACCAGTAGAAAAATTGTTACCAGGCTCTTTAGGTGGAGTAGCGCAAATTGCGGCGGAAGTGGGAGCGGGTAACGTGGTGGCAGTGATATGTTTGGTCGATCCTCTGCAAATTCCGGTTTGCGAGCCAGATATTCAAATGCTTTTGCGGATTTGCAATATCAACAACGTGCCGGTGGCAAGCAATTTAGCTACCGCCGAAGCGATCGCTGCTAAATTAGCCAAAGCACTGGTTGCCCATCTGATCTTTAATCCGGTTTCCGGTCGAGGTAATTCAGAACAAGATTTAGCTTTAATCAAAAAACTCCTAGAAGCTAATCTGCACTTGCAAGTTCACCAAACTACCCCGGAGATGGGTGCCAAGGAATTGGCGCAACAAGCGATCGCACAAGGTGCCGATATCGTCATTGCTTCGGGGGGAGATGGTACGGTTTCTGCCGTAGCTGGTGTATTAATCGGCACTGGTATACCGTTGGGCATCATTCCGAGAGGAACAGCTAATGCCTTTGCGGTGGCTTTGGGAATTCCCCGCTTGATGCCGATTAGAAATGCTTGTCAGGTAATTTTGGCCGGACAAACTCGCAATGTGGACGCGGCGCGTTGCAATGGCTACCCGACTATTTTACTGGCCGGTGTGGGTTACGAAGCGGAAACTGTCGAACGAGCCAGTCGGGAACTGAAAGCCCAATGGGGGCCAATGGCCTACTTGATGGCTGGATGGCAATTATTGGAAGAATCTGGTTCTTTTGATACGGAGATTGAAGTTGATGGTAATGTTTATCCGTTTCAAGCAAATGCGATTACGGTAGCCAATGCTGCACCTCCTACTTCGGTGTTAGCGCAAGGGGGGGGCGAAGTAATTTTTGATGATGGATTGTTGGATGTAACGATCGCAACTACGGAAAACAAACTTCAGGCGGTGACAACTATGCTGGGAATGCTGGGTGCTGCGATCGTCAAAAGCGGTTTTGAACAGCAAAATGTCATTCACACTCGTACCAGAAAGCTCAAAATCAGTACGAATCCCCCCCAAAAGGTAGTGGTAGATGGAGAAATTATCGGTACGACTCCGATTCAAGTAGAGTGCATCCCCGGTGGTTTAACGGTTTTAGCTCCCAATAATAATACTGTTAAAGCACAGGATGTTTGA